In a genomic window of Amyelois transitella isolate CPQ chromosome 29, ilAmyTran1.1, whole genome shotgun sequence:
- the LOC106129480 gene encoding serine protease filzig, translating into MTVREWFKFGNPMRSDVKQFVVLLVLLSILDNLLTCSGESERESKKLFGGYRITPSHCKASRAAKYNRGSTLCMFNHECIQRGGEVVGACIDGFLFGACCQLKSDSQSHIPKGPGVVMTSYLDYPDADTETVDYDSENLDVWHNSFKPVVTPGYRPGASSSTPKTEVNTESVISEGLTQITNTLLNSPENDNNYVYVKPDKPGSVYTHSTIDHNLADTILLNRNGSVAENVARPSDFNIQISSMQTKPTVSPLSSTTTSTSKTVSTHKPVYTKPVFKPKPKPQPSSTENYVKVSTVTKDTQKVTELSSIDSIIQMLNSTTSLNDVTSPASDILEHKSSLGPTVSSMSYGEGGYGSNYINYYVSPGHYVTVKPGTISVYSSTFAYHTKKPYNTPNSIPEVEKTTSRPQYSSPAPISQSTQEAINAFNRYPTDPSNFGPSLTTFTYVTSSTTPVPPSSTRSPPYTSYVTGSTPARRPVTESLNQNNIPSFSDIFATATPTVVILNNFQTPKPDVDVSEEDKEPEFIEISQEPFQKPVSSITVNNHIETSNTIYMSKPPPLKHDRPSSPTVVITPKPAPNTTPYPLSTTKVSQSTLSFDSFTEYTPTTFKPEMQTSPDDMINFPPVRNPMLNVTGSNPVFNTSITMSNDLEVLHDVEFTTPSWQEDEKLNEKMNLFVNKIVGSLQGTFQELHDIVILDKKPNGTIIGAKTTTPKPTKKTPTTTRKPIFTTTKKPARLTTTTKKPLKTTKKPTRLTTVYRRPTTTAPPTTNAPAKKPVTTTKKPKPTKKLTTTVATTTVTEAWNDEVTVEGFVDDTVDYNDKNLCGVRPLVKSGRIVGGKNAKFGEWPWQVLVRESTWLGLFTKNKCGGVLITSRFVTTAAHCQPGFLASLVAVFGENDISGDKEPRKPVSRNVRRVIVHRQYDAATFENDLALLELESPVKFDAHIVPICMPPDEADFTGRMATVTGWGRLKYGGGVPAVLQEVQVPVIENSACQEMFLTAGHQKNIRKSFICAGYANGQKDSCEGDSGGPLVLQREDGRWQLVGTVSHGIRCAAPFLPGVYMRTTFYKPWLKSVTGVRG; encoded by the exons aATCAAAAAAACTCTTCGGAGGCTACAGGATAACGCCATCACATTGCAAAGCCTCCAGAGCAGCAAAATACAACAGAGGGAGTAcactatgtatgtttaatcaTGAATGTATCCAAAGAGGGGGCGAAGTGGTGGGGGCCTGTATAGACGGCTTTCTATTCGGAGCATGCTGCCAACTTAAAAGTGACAGCCAATCACACATACCCAAAGGTCCCGGAGTGGTCATGACAAGTTACCTGGATTATCCGGACGCAGACACAGAAACAGTTGATTATGATTCTGAGAATTTGGACGTATGGCATAACAGTTTCAAACCTGTTGTCACTCCTGGGTACCGGCCTGGTGCAAGCTCATCGACGCCAAAAACTGAAGTCAACACTGAATCTGTTATATCTGAAGGCTTAACTCAGATTACTAATACGTTATTGAATTCTCCAGAAAACgataataattatgtgtaCGTTAAACCTGATAAACCTGGAAGCGTTTATACTCACAGCACTATAGATCATAATTTAGCTGATACTATATTACTGAATAGAAATGGATCAGTAGCAGAGAATGTTGCTAGACCGTcagattttaatattcaaatatcatCGATGCAAACAAAACCTACAGTATCCCCGCTGTCCAGTACAACAACATCAACATCTAAGACAGTTTCAACACATAAACCCGTGTATACTAAACCGGTCTTCAAACCGAAACCAAAACCACAACCATCTTCAACTGAAAATTACGTCAAGGTATCAACTGTAACAAAAGACACTCAGAAAGTGACGGAATTATCATCCATAGACAGTATAATACAAATGTTGAACAGCACTACAAGTTTGAATGACGTCACGTCACCAGCTTCTGATATTTTAGAACATAAATCATCATTAGGGCCAACAGTTTCCTCGATGTCTTACGGAGAAGGTGGATATGGAagtaattacattaattactATGTATCACCTGGACATTACGTCACAGTGAAACCTGGTACTA TTAGTGTGTATTCTAGTACTTTCGCGTATCACACTAAAAAGCCATATAATACTCCGAACAGTATACCAGAGGTGGAAAAGACTACATCAAGACCTCAGTATTCGTCTCCTGCACCTATTTCTCAATCAACTCAAGAAGCAATAAATGCATTCAATAGGTACCCTACTGATCCGAGTAATTTCGGACCAAGTCTTACAACATTCACTTATGTTACATCAAGTACTACACCTGTACCTCCTTCAAGTACAAGAAGTCCACCATACACTAGCTACGTGACAGGATCTACACCAGCGAGAAGACCAGTAACGGAATCTCTAAATCAGAACAATATACCAAGTTTTTCTGACATTTTCGCAACAGCGACACCGACTGTGGTCATACTAAACAACTTCCAAACGCCAAAACCAGATGTAGACGTCTCAGAAGAGGACAAAGAACCAGAATTTATCGAAATTTCTCAGGAACCGTTCCAGAAACCAGTCAGTTCGATAACGGTGAACAATCACATTGAAACGAGTAACACGATTTATATGTCGAAACCACCACCACTAAAGCATGACAGACCGTCATCTCCAACTGTTGTCATTACTCCTAAACCTGCTCCAAATACAACTCCATACCCGCTTTCAACCACCAAAGTTTCACAATCTACTCTCAGTTTTGATTCTTTCACAGAATATACTCCAACTACTTTCAAACCAGAAATGCAAACTTCCCCTGACGATATGATTAACTTCCCACCAGTAAGAAATCCAATGCTTAACGTAACAGGTTCTAATCCTGTTTTCAACACCAGCATCACTATGTCAAATGATTTAGAAGTTCTTCACGACGTCGAATTCACAACACCATCGTGGCAAGAAGATGAAAAACTGAATGAAAAGATGAATTTGTTCGTGAACAAAATCGTAGGAAGTCTGCAAGGAACGTTCCAGGAACTGCATGACATAGTGATCCTTGATAAGAAACCTAACGGCACTATCATAGGTGCCAAGACTACAACACCTAAGCCTACTAAAAAGACTCCGACCACTACGAGAAAACCTATTTTCACTACGACTAAAAAACCAGCTAGGTTGACTACAACTACTAAAAAACCATTGAAAACAACGAAAAAGCCGACTCGACTTACAACTGTTTACAGAAGACCTACGACTACAGCGCCCCCGACAACAAATGCTCCTGCGAAAAAACCG GTGACCACGACGAAGAAACCTAAACCGACAAAGAAATTGACAACAACAGTAGCCACCACGACGGTGACAGAGGCTTGGAACGATGAAGTCACTGTGGAAGGATTTGTCGATGACACTGTGGACTACAACGATAAGAATT TATGTGGCGTCAGACCGCTCGTCAAGTCCGGCCGTATCGTCGGCGGGAAGAACGCCAAATTCGGGGAGTGGCCGTGGCAGGTGCTGGTCCGGGAGTCCACGTGGCTGGGACTCTTCACCAAGAACAAGTGTGGCGGCGTGCTCATCACAAGCAGATTCGTCACAACCGCTGCTCATTGTCAACCTgg ATTCCTAGCATCCCTCGTGGCGGTCTTCGGCGAGAACGACATATCTGGTGACAAAGAGCCTCGCAAGCCTGTATCTAGAAACGTTAGGAGAGTTATAGTCCACAGGCAATATGATGCTGCGACATTTGAGAATGATCTGGCTTTGTTGGAACTGGAGTCTCCGGTCAAATTTGACGCACATATAG TACCAATATGCATGCCTCCAGACGAGGCTGACTTTACTGGTCGAATGGCGACCGTGACGGGGTGGGGGCGGCTCAAATACGGTGGAGGGGTGCCAGCCGTGTTGCAGGAAGTCCAG GTGCCTGTGATAGAGAACAGCGCTTGCCAGGAGATGTTCCTCACCGCTGGCCACCAGAAGAACATCAGGAAGTCCTTCATATGCGCTGGATACGCGAACGGGCAAAAAGATTCTTGTGaa GGTGACAGCGGTGGTCCCCTAGTCCTTCAAAGAGAAGATGGCCGCTGGCAGCTGGTAGGTACCGTCTCCCACGGGATCCGGTGCGCGGCTCCATTCTTACCAGGAGTCTACATGAGGACGACCTTCTACAAGCCCTGGCTGAAGAGTGTGACCGGAGTGAGAGGATGA
- the LOC106129479 gene encoding histidine decarboxylase, giving the protein MEHAEFRVKAKEMVDYIADYLENIRDRRVSPNVQPGYLHNRLPAEAPQLPEKWDDILKDVDDHIMPGLVHWQSPHMHAYYPALTSYPSIMGEMLSSALNVLCFTWASSPAGTELETISMNWLGKLLGLPDCFLNEKNDSPGGGVIQTTASEATLVSLLAARTRALIELAKLNPDLQSSELLGHLICYCSDQAHSSVEKAGLIGLVRMRYIETDENQSMRGAKLEEAILSDKAKGLVPFWVCATLGTTGTVAFDNLREIGEVCERHSAWLHTDAAYAGSAFICPEFRHWLDGIELVDSFAFNPSKWLMVNFDCTAMWVKDSTALHRTFNVNPIYLRHENSGKAIDYMHWQIPLSRRFRALKLWFVLRNYGVVGIQKHIREGVRLAQKFEALVQADPRFEVPQPRNLGLVPFRLKGDNALTERLLKRLNARGHMHAVPACFKGIYVIRFTVTSPRTTNQDILDDWNEIKTVASEILIETFGSENGNITAPKKPRVSLRDTRNLNGTFGTSLLLANSPMSPKIVNGTHVAICDYEQVLTSCAQTFMQLKMEPKDSPEMRRRIRGIKMCGKKFSLDSCMDMVQGLMMEQFLPLCSEEESQEASNGSSPCDRSSLSSSPVTSTATVKQDLNSDANQLQVPAAPSRQYRSKSVDVSLSGLSLDDAKITIDKKKNEITITPTGSKDIKESVENQKTVQFSEIEEKLNIGDKISQAFENFQDGLQMLSEYRNNTEEKVDKNDDCAKLTIRGPGSYIKKLIQQFSEGPLDSDDSKPESERAVSTQSIRDRADAICKKCLHYKGKMSK; this is encoded by the exons CCAAGGAGATGGTTGACTACATAGCTGACTACCTGGAGAACATTAGAGACAGACGAGTCTCCCCCAACGTCCAGCCAGGGTACCTCCACAACAGGCTGCCAGCGGAGGCGCCTCAGCTCCCGGAAAAATGGGACGACATATTGAAAGATGTGGATGACCATATCATGCCCGGG CTCGTCCACTGGCAGAGTCCTCACATGCACGCCTACTACCCAGCACTGACTTCCTACCCCTCCATCATGGGGGAAATGCTATCAAGTGCTCTCAACGTGCTCTGCTTTACTTGG GCTTCCTCACCAGCTGGAACCGAACTGGAGACCATCTCCATGAACTGGCTCGGCAAGCTCCTGGGCCTCCCGGATTGCTTTCTGAACGAGAAGAACGATAGTCCAGGCGGTGGGGTCATACAG ACCACGGCAAGCGAAGCAACCCTGGTGAGTTTGCTAGCGGCGCGCACCAGGGCCCTGATAGAACTGGCCAAGCTGAACCCTGACCTCCAGTCTTCTGAACTCCTGGGCCACCTGATCTGCTATTGCTCAGACCAGGCTCACTCGTCTGTGGAGAAAGCTGGGTTgattg GTCTAGTCAGGATGCGGTACATCGAGACTGATGAGAACCAGAGCATGCGAGGAGCCAAATTGGAGGAAGCCATACTCAGCGACAAGGCTAAGGGCTTAGTGCCTTTCTGG GTATGCGCCACCCTCGGCACCACTGGTACGGTGGCTTTTGACAACCTGCGGGAGATCGGGGAGGTCTGCGAGAGACACTCGGCGTGGTTGCACACTGACGCCGCTTACGCTGGTAGCGCCTTCATTTGTCCCGAGTTCAG gCACTGGCTGGACGGCATTGAACTGGTGGACTCATTCGCTTTCAACCCATCAAAATGGCTGATGGTGAATTTCGACTGCACTGCTATGTG GGTGAAGGATAGTACAGCTCTTCACAGGACGTTCAACGTGAACCCTATTTATCTGAGACATGAAAATTCAG gaAAAGCTATCGATTACATG cACTGGCAAATCCCTTTGAGTCGACGCTTCAGAGCCCTTAAACTCTGGTTCGTTCTGAGGAACTATGGAGTGGTTGGGATTCAAAAGCACATTCGTGAG GGTGTCCGTCTCGCGCAGAAGTTCGAGGCTTTGGTTCAGGCCGATCCGAGATTTGAGGTTCCACAACCAAGGaacttag GTCTCGTCCCCTTCCGTCTGAAAGGCGACAACGCGTTGACCGAGCGCTTGCTAAAACGACTGAACGCGCGTGGCCACATGCACGCTGTTCCCGCTTGCTTCAAAGGAATCTACGTCATCCGGTTCACTGTCACCTCGCCCAGGACCACTAATCAAGACATCTTGG ATGACTGGAATGAAATTAAGACGGTGGCGTCCGAGATTTTGATCGAGACGTTCGGATCTGAGAATGGAAACATCACTGCGCCCAAGAAACCGAGAGTGTCTCTCAGAG ACACCCGTAACCTCAACGGCACCTTCGGCACCAGTCTCCTCCTGGCCAACAGCCCAATGAGTCCAAAGATCGTCAATGGCACCCACGTAGCCATCTGCGATTACGAACAAGTCCTGACTTCCTGCGCCCAGACCTTCATGCAGTTGAAGATGGAGCCTAAAGACAGCCCTG AGATGCGCCGACGCATCCGCGGAATCAAGATGTGTGGGAAGAAATTCTCTCTTGACTCTTGCATGGATATGGTCCAGGGTCTGATGATGGAGCAATTCCTCCCGCTTTGCTCTGAAGAGGAGTCCCAGGAGGCTTCTAACG GTTCGAGTCCCTGCGATAGATCATCACTCTCATCATCACCCGTGACATCAACTGCCACAGTCAAGCAAGATCTCAACTCGGATGCGAACCAACTTCAAGTACCGGCAGCGCCATCTAGGCAATACCGCTCGAAATCTGTTGACGTTTCTCTGTCTGGGTTAAGTCTTGACGATGCTAAAATTACTATTGATAAgaaaaagaatgaaataaCTATAACACCGACTGGCTCGAAAGATATAAAAGAATCAGTTGAAAACCAGAAAACAGTTCAATTCAGTGAAATTGAGGAGAAACTCAATATCGGAGATAAAATAAGTCAAGCATTCGAAAATTTCCAAGATGGCTTACAAATGCTTAGCGAGTATAGGAATAATACTGAAGAGAAGGTGGATAAGAATGATGACTGCGCGAAGCTTACCATCCGTGGCCCTGGTAGTtacattaaaaagttaattcaGCAATTCAGCGAAGGTCCATTAGATAGTGACGATTCTAAACCAGAATCAGAAAGGGCCGTGTCAACGCAGTCTATAAGAGATAGAGCCGAtgcaatttgtaaaaaatgctTGCATTACAAAGGCAAAATGTCAAAGTAA